In Cheilinus undulatus linkage group 3, ASM1832078v1, whole genome shotgun sequence, the genomic window CATGTGGGAGGAGAGCTGGCTCCTGAacctaaaaataaacacaaaaacaaagaaataatccccATCAGTAACTTTATCAGAAGTCTGAACATGGATAAACGACATCCCAACTGTTCATTTATTTAAGGAACACTGGTAGATCAGGATGCATGAAGGTGTGGCAGTGAgtactgttgcctcacagctaAAAGGTACGCGGTTTGAATCCGGATCAGACAGagcttttctgtgtggagtttgcgtGCACTCCCCCTGCATGTAAGGGTTcactccaggtactctggcttccttcCACAgttcaaaaacatgctcattatgTTAGATGGTGACTCTAAATGGAAATGCAATGACAGCTCGGACTGTCTTTGGACAAGTGACGAGATACTAGACTGGCAAATCCTGCAGAAGACTGGGACTCAATCTGAGCTGTCGTCCGTCACAAATTAGTCTTTATtattatccttttttttatttttacaagatTGTTTTTGTGCTTCTTAGAAGATAAACTGTATATCTTAGGccttttatgcatttattgatagaggatgacagtggacagaattagaaacagggatgaaagaaCGAGGGAGAGACATATGAAAAGAATCCACAGGCTGggcttgaacctgggctgcctgctTATATGGGGCACGACCTAACGACCAGGTCATCTGCGCtccattgttgtttttgttttgataggacagctgaagagagaaaatAAGGGGAGAGTGGGCAAAGGCAAGTACCAAACAGTACCATGATCAGGAGTTGATCCTGCTACTAGTGCGTTGAGCACTCCAGTCTCTGTGTAAGTGCACCTGCTGTACCAACTGGACTACTGGCAGGTAGACTACTTGCCTACCTGCCATTATAGCCAAAAGCTGAGCTTTCTGTGACATCAGTTTCACCTTGTGTGCACTAAAACTAAATGCATGTATTTAAACCGGTGATGAAGGTGTTGCAAACCCACCACTAATCCACTACAGGTAAGAACAAGATGTATAGCTAACTaactaaacagaagtttaagtTGTAAAGATGACCTACCAGAGTTATTGTTGTTTCTAACGGACACGTCCTCTTCATTTTCATACGCTGACTGTCTGGATTTCTGCAAAAACAAGAACGCATCTTTGTTATAAAATGTACTGTGACATCAGTTCCAAActttggaaaacaaacaaaaagacactGTTGATATTTAACTGTAAAACTTAGTTTGCAGCTCAATCTCAATACATGTAGTTAATTTAAGTCTCATGCTGGGGAAAACATTCCTGTGGGTTTCTGTCCTCATTTTGTCAAACCCAACAAGCAAAATAGCAAAACATCCCACAAGCAATTTAAGAGTTCTTTAATCTATTGTTGTTGCATGCTTGAAAATAATACTTTTGCCAGAAACTAGCAGGGAGTTTCTTACAAATgtcattgtgtttctttgtgttgctgtgtgATACAGACCTTCCTTGCTAGAatctttctcctcttcctctcctcctctgagcCGTGATGAGACTGAGCTCGGGTCAGCCTCCTGTGCTGGTGGAGctgaaattaaacattaaaacacaagaTTAGACTTGTTAGAAATAAGCaagctttatatttttattttaaaacagagagaaaagaaccATCAAACATGTAATAAAGTGACGTACCACTCTCTGCTCCTCGTGTAGTCTCTTCTCCAGACTCTCCTTTGCTGTCTTTAGTGCTTCTTTTAGCCTGCTGGGAATCTGGAAGGGTGGATTAAAATTATTATAATTTGACAGATAATTTGACACAGATAAAGTTATATCAGGCCAAGCGTCTCACCTTGATCTGTGATTTTTCTGACTGTTGCAGCAGAACATCACTGAACAACCTGCAAAACatacaaatgagaaaaaaaagttgctgtggaactgtttatttttcaagtGTCAGTATAAGTTTGCTAAAAGGTTTTTATTAATAAATTCTTGAGCTGACATTGGATGCATGGCTGAACTTTTGTTTATAGTTTGTGAGTTAACCTACTCAGCAGTGACTTTTATAATAGTTTGAAGCCACTACAAAGTCTATGATATTTTGAAGCACTTAGCAGAAAAATCATCCACACATTTAATTTTACTCAGTTCGGCCATGGCTAAGGGGATAGTTAAAAATACGTTTAGgctgttttcttgagatctctACTTATTTACCTTCTCATCTTGGAAAAACAAGACTGTTTATTTCCATATGAATGTGTCAACTTTTTGAGATCTTtagaaaaaacccaaaatgtCCATTATAGCATAAGAAATGGAGCTAAATAAAAGGTAAGCATGCCCCCCAGAGCCTTTGAAATAATTTCTCTTTTGCTTCAGTCAAAGGTTCTTTTTCcatcaaagacaaaaatggcaacGTTCTTATTTTAATATGAATAATTGAAATGTGTTTGGAAGTTTGAGAGGGGATTCCTCATGAAGGAGGAGTAGTGAATCCTGAGACTTGTGAAACATCTgccctagaccagtggttctcaaccttggggtctgGACCCCCTTGGGGTTGCAAGAGATTGACGGGGGGGTTACCAGATGCCTaccaccaattttaccaaatgttaaccccttttcatcacttttcaacaccaattttagcacatttttgccacttaaaacccatttatgttgatattaaacccttttcaccactttttttctgcctgtttttgtcacttctaaaccaattcatgccactttttgcctattgttgcctctgttgactcattactgccactattaaccactttttacacctctttttgcccattttaaccacagttatccTATTTCTGCGGGTTTATagcaatttttcatcccattccacctaatttccacccactttttgcACTTTAGCGCAATTTCAGCCatattttaacccccttttaccactttttgtgccagtttttgccaatttaatcaatttctggctattttttgccacttttaacccatttatgttctttaaaaatccaatatcaacaccttttccacaattttttgccattattatcTAATTTAAgcaactttcacccattttaaatatgttttaaacaaaagttattttcattctaAGAAGGCtgtttactacacaaatgaatagatatatttgtttctttgataagagtggttattattcaggtcaaatttaaaatatgattatcacagcttaactctgaccatgattttgctgacccccatggGCCCCCTAGTTTGGctcctccccctttatccctccttatggagaGCCTTTGTCTGCATATGAccattcttgaatgtgcatggctgtgttcagccagcttcaggtacagcaggggtccccaatctctggcaccttcattttgggggtcgcgggctgaaaaggttgagaactactgctctAGACTCTTTTGAGTGAGTTAATTATATGGGCAGTTATTCAGCCTTTAGTCACTCATATCAATACACAAATCAAACCTTAAGTTTCTATGTTAGCGTTTTTTGACAgactgaaaaatgtatttaaattcaGTGGATTTACAACATTAAAGGTAATGATTCTGACTGTGCACAGATTATTTTGTGCATCTTTGCTCTTTGAAAAACAGTAAGTGAACTCACGGCGTCTGCATGAGCTCTGACACTGTCGGCATCTTGCTCTTACAGGCCTCTGGAGACAGGATGGACTGCAGCACAGACACTAAGCACAGAAATACACATGCtttaaatcatgattattaCCAACATAGACACTCTGAGACATTTCAGGTTTTAGTTGGTTCAGCATTTGCAGATACAGAGGAGTTGTGATAGCATGTTAGTAATCTTTAAACAGCTGTACTGACCCACAGTGGTGTAGGGGGCATCAGGGAACTGATCTACAGGGACACTGTCAGGTGGTCGGCCATACGTCATCTCGTAGAGTAAATGTCCAAAACAGAAAACGTCGATGCTCTCCGTGTTCTGCAGACACAcgtaaacaaagtcagaaatattTATCATAAACATTAGATGACAAAGTTAGCTAAGACAGTGAAAGATCTCTTAGCACATGTAGAATATCAACAGATTTCAAAATACCGTTTACAAGTAATTATCTTAGACACTGTTCAACTTTATAAATAttaattttggggctttttccTTGTTATTTAGACAGGTCAGCTGGAGAGAAGGGGGGAAGATATGCATCAAACAGGGCAGAGACTGAGAATTGATCGACCCATAGCCTCTGTATAAGGGCAGCTGCATTACctactgagctaaaccagtgccCACCATTCcactttaaacttttgataTGTTTCATATCCATCTTGCTAATCTGACCATTAAAAAGGCAGAGCAAACTCTcatgtttatgaaataaaatttgaatgttaaaaaagtaaaaggttTCAATTATGAATAGacttatttgcatatttttgaatGTGTTATTAACTATTAATTATTTCATGGTCAAACAACAATAACCTCACAACATTCAGGCTTACTCCACGTTAACGTACATTTATCTTCCTGAGCTGTGTGAAGGCTGGCCGCAGCGCTGAGGGAACTCCCAGCATGCCGTTCTCTACATCCGTGAGTCGACAAACGCCTTCATCCACGATTACGTTTGACGCATTTAGGTGACCGAAAAACACACCGCCGTCATGAAGGAGCTTCAGAGCctgaaaacatgcagaaatataCACATTTAAATTCCATCTTTTCccctttaacacttttttttctttcattttttgtattACATGTGTTTCTTGTTATAGTCTGCGTTTTTTCTCTTTACACAATAATATAAAATGTCACGTGTGTACgttatgtaaaatgtaaaagaaaaaaagaatgtgTCCTTGTTAATCACTGTGTTTTCACCTCGAGGATCTGTCGTCCATACAGTTTGATGTGCTGCAGTTCGAGGCCCTGACTCTTCTTTGGGTTACAGTACTTCTTCAGGTAACTCTCTCTGGGCTTCACCTGCACAAAGAAAGGGGAAAGTGTGAATGTTTCATAggaatttaataaaaaaaaaaatatttttggctcATCCGGAGTCACAGAAAAACTGTCACTGCTTTGTAGAGCACAAATTAAAttctttttatctcttttacGTTGGATTGGAGGCAAAACTAATACCCAAATTTCTCATAACGCCAAATCTTTGAACTGCAAAATGATCTGGAGACAcatgaaagacaaaaaactgGATTCACAGATTAAATTAGATGTTAAATCTGTttaatttgcacaaaaatgtgccttcattctgttgaaaaaaataaagtgtgcTGCTTAGATCTCTTAAGGACAGCTCTGGTTGATGTTCAGAGGGGCACTCAGACACTCTGGGTGTTTACCTTGCATATGTGGTCTCTCAGAGAGCCTCTCTCACTGAAAGGTCTGATGAGCAGAGCTGAAGACTCACTGGTGCTGGAGAACAACAGCGGACACAGATACAGAGTctgagaagaaagagagagaggtttGATTAGGTATAGTCCATGCTTAATTCAAAAGGAGGAGAGaacatactttattaatcctaaAAGAGATATTAGTATTTTCATTCTATTATTGAATATGCTGTGGTTGCTCCTGAACTCTGGAACAGTCTTTATCCAGAATATCAGGTCTGCTGAATTTTTCTGAACTCATTCTGTGCATCTGATGTTAGGGATCCACCAATATCACATTTTTCATGACAAGTACAAGTACAGACATTTGAGTACTTGTCAAGTACAAATATGACTACTTAATGATTCCATAACTGACCTTGACTTTTTTATAAGTGCATTGTTTTCATTCTCTACTGTATTCCATCctttttatgctaaaatatcaccaaactgcagacatggctcagACTGACCACATACTCACATAACGAGAGGCTAGCATCATGCTTTAAAATCATACTTAGTACAAAATCTGCAGTGTTCTATGTATATGAGTGCTTAGGCATGGTATCAGCACCAATAACCCATACTGGTAGCCTGTAAGGGAGTACCAGTAGTCATACTACATTCAGTCTCTTTCCCCCTGGCTGAATACCTGGCTGGAGGTTTTTACATGTAGTTTGTTGTTTGGATGTGAATATGCATGCATTTTGCGTGTTTATGTCTTATTTCATGTACTCTGCCTGGTTTTGTGCCTAGATtttgctcactctctctctctctatggcACTGATCATCATCTGGCTGCCcaagggccatatcaggcccccaaagcttcctatccggcccccagaagaatcattaaattcagaaaaggagaaaagaagatgctgtggttttaagGGTATTGTTTGGCTTTGTAACAATGTAATGTAACAACAATTAATATAGAAAAGTTTTGGAACGACTAAACATTTGGTCTAGTTTTaaagaaattcacttgtcagccattattagtaaatatttttaGGTTATATTTTAAAACGTTGAAACGTTGAAATGTGGCATAAATTGAGTAagtaagaggaaaaaaggggtaaaaagtatcaaaaacaggttaaaagtggcaaaaatggtacaaacaaattaatgaaaaggggttaaaaagtggcaaaatagatgataagtggcaaaaaatgatttaaaaaaaagtagcacaaaggggataacacatgaaggaaaagtggtaaaaaggtaTCCAAGAATTGCAAAAACTGGGTCAGAGAGGCAAAAAGGTGCTCAAAGCAtcaaaaattaactaaaattggcaaaaaaatatagcaaaaatagcctggcaaagtagtgaaaagtggcacacaggggcaataatAGGCAGTCAAGTGGCTAACAGGGGTTACATAGTGGTAAAgtgggtaagaagtggcaaaccttggtttaaaagtgtcaaaaattatcaaaatgggttaaaggtagcaaaaaatgttgcagaactAGCCAAATGAAGaagtgaaaagggattaaaaagtgtcaaatatgggttaatattggtgctaaatcacaattgggAGGGCCTATTCCCCAGGATTCAAAAGAAAATACTAACACTAATACAATAATGTGTTAATTAgcccaaaatatttatttaatttttgtttgtttgaaagtctggccctcagagtctctgtcaaAACTAAacctggcccttgtgcaaatttACTTGATGACCCCGGCTCTATGGTTCTTTGTAgctctgtgttttaaaaagtgatgaacaAATTAAGGTTACATCATAGCTGCACACTAATAGGTGGGGATTctatacacatgcacacactggatcctatggacatgcactaatggagcGATGGGGGTTTTGTTCTTCTCTCAAGGGTCTCAGAAGTGCTCAGTAGTGAGCTAGTACTTCTCCAGCCAGACCTTAGACCAGGCTTTTATCAGTATGGAGGCTTGCACTCAGtcctgttttttcctcttccctTATTTCTGAGTGCCCTCTTGGCCCTTGAAATAACTTTACAAGCAGTAGTAAACTCTTCTCCTATGAAATGACCCTTCAAGTTCCTGAATTGCATCAGCAGTAGATGAAGGTGACTAAAATATAAATCTGGACACTGGACAGTCGCTACATCTTCTTGCCATACTTACAGAGAGGCTGGTCAGCAGCTTCATGGCTGACTGAAGGTCTTTGTCTGACAGGAACTTATCAGGACCCAGGTCCACCTATAACACACAtcaacaaagaaacacacactgAGATCAGTTATTTTGAAGTTTACTTGGCATTTTCCTGGGAAAGTCCCCTGTTTCACAACTTAAATTAAGGACATACAGTTCTGAAAAGCCTTCTCTCAACCATTGAAAGCCCTTTGAAGCTTTAAAGGAGGTCATCTAAATCAGTTTTAACTCAATAAATATcatcagcaacaaaaacaaatccatcatcTGAACAGAATAAAAAGTGAAAGATGAATAAATCCAGACCACATCATTCTGTAAACATTTGTTGCCTCTAAGTGAGAGACTTCCCTAAAGTACATCTGATTGAATTTAAACTTAACTAAATTTATTTGTGCTGGACTAAAGAAACCCTTCAGGATGAGAAGCAAATCACTAAGCTCCATCATAAAGACCAAGAGGTAAAGCCTCTATTTCTTCTTTcccctctttcttttttaaggaaaaatcaGAAGAAAGGAATTTAATGTTCTGAGATTTTACTGAAGATTTTTACTCTGTGAGATTTTTCCTTGTGTTGTCTCTTAAAATCAATCAGTCACTGCTCTAAGATCTGTGACAAAAGGTTAAAAGTATagagatgttttcattttaaaataaaatgcttggTTCAATGCATTTATACACTCACGGATCACTTTATTAGCTACACCttttcaactgctcattaagacaaatatctaatcagcctgACCATGGCAGCAGCCAATAAATCTAGGCATGGAGACGTCATGAAGATGATGTGTTGGAGTTCAAACCCAGCATCAGAATGAGAAGAAACATGATTTAAGCCAGTTTGAATGTGCCATTGCTGTCACATTTGACaatgggttcactgagcaagaaAGTGTGGAGTTATCGATTTCTTTTTTACTCACCCAGCTCAGCAGATATCTCTCCTTTggctgctctttgttcttgaTTAGAAAGTATTTCTTCCTAATCCTCCAGcctgaaaatcaaacatgtcaCTTTCTTTTCAACTCCACGATTAAGagtttaatgttaaaattataTCACATCTATTCAATTGTTGCATAAACTTTTCAAAGAACAGAGGAAACAcagtttgcctcttttaaaataatagtaaaaatcTAATAATGAAAGACACTATCGGTGAGTTCATAACACTAAGGGTTGTTGCAGTTTCATCCTAACTTGGTCTGATATGACCTGTTGCTTTAGGTATCTAAGAGAAGCTGTCTGATGTGAATAAACTCTGCATTGTATCTAGAGGCGAATCTAGAAACTGTAACAagatttaatctattttatcTCCTAAATTCAATTTAAGGGCCAAAAGAAGGATCTGATGACCAAAGGTTTCAAAAGTTTACTAAAAATCTCAACTTTAAAATTAACTGACACTATCAGACTGATTATCACTGTAATCAAAGTACTGAGATTAATGTGATTGCTTAGTGATGAAAGTAGACAATAGCTAGATTTAGGTTTCACAACACTTTGTCTCACAGATCATCTTAATGTGGCTGTCAGTCTTTGTGTTAACCTGCCTTCTAtttgtttgattaaaacaaTACAGACAATAAAAAAAGTCAACTGTTATTTAATCCCTTTATATTCAGAGTCCCTGAAAACCTTCTGATGACTTTGTTGATAAATAAGAAATAGCCTGTTGTCTTTACAACATTTCAATAAACCAAAAGTCAAAGAAAGAACTGGTTTTTGCCCTAATTTACTAGCTTAGGACTGCAGCAGTAATCTGATAAAGAAGccaataaaagaaaatcaatagGGACCTTTTTTGATCATTCAGTTAATCATCCTGAACCATTTCTATGTTTCAAGtggggctgaatgatttgggaaaataatctaattgcaattgtTTTGCCCTCAATATTGCAATACCGATTTAATATGAAATTATTTCTTAAACCcttcatcttatgtatt contains:
- the pxk gene encoding PX domain-containing protein kinase-like protein isoform X1, with protein sequence MSFLEKPAPGRLLLDDTVPLTAVIEASQNLQSHTEYIIRVQRGVSSENSWQVIRRYSDFDVLNSSLMVCGISLPLPPKKLIGNMDREFIAERQRGLQTYLDSITQHPLLCSSLFVKKFLDPNNYSANYTEIALQQVSMYFRSDPKWEVLEPLKDMGWRIRKKYFLIKNKEQPKERYLLSWVDLGPDKFLSDKDLQSAMKLLTSLSTLYLCPLLFSSTSESSALLIRPFSERGSLRDHICKVKPRESYLKKYCNPKKSQGLELQHIKLYGRQILEALKLLHDGGVFFGHLNASNVIVDEGVCRLTDVENGMLGVPSALRPAFTQLRKINNTESIDVFCFGHLLYEMTYGRPPDSVPVDQFPDAPYTTVVSVLQSILSPEACKSKMPTVSELMQTPLFSDVLLQQSEKSQIKIPSRLKEALKTAKESLEKRLHEEQRVLHQHRRLTRAQSHHGSEEERKRRKILARKKSRQSAYENEEDVSVRNNNNSGSGASSPPTCPSSPTPPSTTGGQAAPPPPPPPPPPPMLNSSSCPPPPPLSFSDRAGGGRSALLSSIQTFSKGKLKKAETTDRSKPII
- the pxk gene encoding PX domain-containing protein kinase-like protein isoform X2, translating into MSFLEKPAPGRLLLDDTVPLTAVIEASQNLQSHTEYIIRVQRGVSSENSWQVIRRYSDFDVLNSSLMVCGISLPLPPKKLIGNMDREFIAERQRGLQTYLDSITQHPLLCSSLFVKKFLDPNNYSANYTEIALQQVSMYFRSDPKWEVLEPLKDMGWRIRKKYFLIKNKEQPKERYLLSWVDLGPDKFLSDKDLQSAMKLLTSLSTLYLCPLLFSSTSESSALLIRPFSERGSLRDHICKVKPRESYLKKYCNPKKSQGLELQHIKLYGRQILEALKLLHDGGVFFGHLNASNVIVDEGVCRLTDVENGMLGVPSALRPAFTQLRKINNTESIDVFCFGHLLYEMTYGRPPDSVPVDQFPDAPYTTVVSVLQSILSPEACKSKMPTVSELMQTPLFSDVLLQQSEKSQIKIPSRLKEALKTAKESLEKRLHEEQRVLHQHRRLTRAQSHHGSEEERKRRKILARKKSRQSAYENEEDVSVRNNNNSGSGASSPPTCPSSPTPPSTTEHAPF